The Vigna unguiculata cultivar IT97K-499-35 chromosome 1, ASM411807v1, whole genome shotgun sequence nucleotide sequence taaaatatttcccACCTTCCCGATCAAAACCCTTTTCACTCATATGAATGATTATCGAATCATTTCGTTTTAGaatgaagaaaattaaaaaaaaaatacacaatttttttttatgatagtcCTCTTCATTCGTATGAATGACCAATATACCCTAAACTTAGTTTCCACACTGGCCCCCAAGCCCAGTTCCCATATTGGCCCTCAAGCCTAGTTCCCATACTAGCCCCCAAGCTCGATTTTCACACTAGTCCTCAAGCCAGGTTTTCACATTGGTCCCCAAGTCCAGTTTCCACACTGGTCCCCAAACCCAATTTCCACATTGGCCCTCAAACCCAGTTTCCACACTAGCCCCTAAGCCCAGATTCCACATTGGCCCCCCAAACCTAGTTTTGTATAGTCTCAAGCCCAGTTTTTTCTAGCCTCTAAGCCTAGTTTTCCTTgctatcaaattaaaataaagaaaaaaaatgaaaagaagtaAACTTCGCTCATGCATCCACGCATTCACATATGCATCATCATATAGgctcaaaaagaaaatcataacatgtcATGCATCATCACATCATGTCATCCATCATACtccacaaaatcattgaaaatcatttccaaaaaaaataataaaaaaatcagcAATGACAATTTTTCTATGTAAGTCTCACAAAAGTTAGGCATTCACGTAGTTTTTGTCGACACTTCAAGAGCAAAATCCAGGTTTtccttttatacatcaagactctctacgaggcaatggtcattgatttccttatgcTTACATCAAGATCCTCTGCGAAGCAATGTTCATTGCTTTCCTTATGTTTACATTGAGGCCCTTTGCGAGGTAATGGTCATCGATTTTTTTACATTAAGACACTCTGtgaagcaatggtcattgatttctttatcATATCGGGGCCATTTGAGAGGAAATGGTCATCAATttctttacattaaggctctcTATAAGGCAatagtcattattttcttctctttggaTATATACCCTTTCCTCGAGATTAGTCTAATCTAttttcaaaaagtcaaaaaagaaaataataaaacaaagtgGTTTGTCATATTGTGACCCTCTACATGTTAATGGTCACTGAATCTTTTGGATATAGACcatctcctcgggattggtctaatcttttctcaaaaagtcaaaaaaagaaaacatttcgAATCgggaccctctacatggtaatggtttattcttttttcaaaaagtcaaatttacaaaaaaaaaagtcaattttcAGATCgagaccctctacatggtaattgGTCATTGAATCCTATGAATAGAACCTCTCCACAGAATTGGTCTAATTTAGTTTtatacaaaagtaaaaaaaaacaaaaagaaattggtGTGAGATCCTCTACTTGGTAATGGCCAcctactttttttctttcagataTAGACCATCTCCTTTGGAATGGTCAAATTTGTCTTCAAATGTGTCTTATTTCGAAATCCGAAcgaaattaatgtttttatctttattatcttttattatgataatatgaaaaagtaaactttcatattatctagtaaaatctaagtaaagaggaaCAACTGTCAACACCAAATTTCGTCcgagtgaataaatttattttcgaaaaaaaataaaaataaaaataaaaaaatgttttgagttaatggtaaataaaaaagtgaaataattattttcttcaaagattttaaaactttaattttagaaaaaagaaaagaaaaaaaaagatgaaagaaataaaaaaagaaggaaaaaagaaggaagagctcaatttgttattaattatcgcactctttttcatgagcccaacaactcaaaaTATTTTCTACCCTTTGTTCTTGAAAGAAAAGTTAGTGATATggttctaataattagaagcaatatttcttcaaatggttataatcaatattactaattgggattgattttgtgctcttattttttaatggttagaatcaatattaccgATCTTGTGCTCTAATTTACTATGATTTGATTCTCCTAATGTgttgctatcatgaccaattccttccttatattgttcgttACAATTAAGGTTGGGATTgcaatgatattgtaatgtgtgaatataaatatgCACTCTGTCATGGGatcggaaaaaaaaatattctctacACCTATTCTTTTTTCCTAATTACCACCCACACACACCTCTTTGGAATGTACGAAAAAAAAAGGTAGTTGTAATGTCCGGTATGAGAGGATGAGATTGATATAGAAGAAGAGATACTGAAACATTTTGAAGGTATGTCAATCTCaacttctttcatcttttgatttgtattttctaattttcattattttttttatcataaaaaaatatctttgcGTCACAtgatacttattttaaaatttcatttttttcttctaaaaaatatataaagatctaaatataaataaatatttttctttgttttctctcttaCATCTATCAAGTTGCCCATGTCGCATCGCAATGACATCCAAATCcactttcaaataaataaaaaaaattatttttagtgtcTGTCCAACCGCTCGCGTCGAGtgacacaaattttaaaataattccaaatactaaaaatttaaataaagaagatttcaaaattatcaaaagaaaaatcaaatcattttccaaatagttttccgAATAGTTTTTTCacaaagaactacgtaaccttgattctccattgtgaatggagatacataggagcaaggattaatcctcgtcgggtcttaaaaaaccaaaaaattatttttgtttcttttgtacatctatttatatttatttttttgggaaaataaatattttgaaaaaaccacataacttttgcatatttaattaaaggtaccgtcttaggacgaaCGTTGTAGGGtgttaataccttccccacCCTCCCAAACCTAAAATTTGGTTTTTTGTAGACCTTGTcttatttttttcgttttttcgtatttttccaaaataaactatggtggcgactccaaactcgattttttcaaattttattttaggttcgtcgtcccgtcgcgattttgGTTGGGACACTTTGCTAATGGACAATCGGTCTTTACATGTCCTATCTTTCCACATCCATAGCATTTGTATcttgatgtaaaaaaaaaattgttctctttcttctcttgtcgctttttcctatttttcatAAATGAGAAAAGCGTATTACAGGTAAGGAAATGTCAATGTCAGAAGACTCACTTTCATTATTGTCATTTTCTTCATGTaatttttttgcttttaatAAAATGGTCTTGACGGTTGCTTTGTGAGGTCCTTTGATTCTGAATTGTCGTGACCTCTTTTTGTCAATTTCTATCTAATTACTTAAGAATCTTCATGCTTAAGTCTTTGTTTATGAAGCTTTTTCCAAGTGCATCTAGATgattgactatgtgagtgaaccgAGTCTGAAAATCACTTATGCTTTCATTCTGCTTCATTTGAAGTAATTCATATTCTTGGAGGATTGTGTTCTTTCGAGCTCTCTTTACTTCGTTTGTTCCTTCGTGTGTTACTTCAACCGTATCCCACATCTCCTTCGCCGACTTACATTTTAATATCCTGTAAAATTCGTTAAGAGTAACAGCAGGTACTATAGCGTTTTGATCTCTTACATCATATTGTACTCGTTTGTTTTCATCTAGCATCGATTGGTGGAATATTTTTTGTGTGGGTCCTTCAGCAAGCATCACCATTAGGAAATAAGGGTCATTTAATACTGCATCCACAACTCCAAAGTCaaagatttgaaaaataatttccatTCTCGCCTTCCATAAGGGTTAGTTATCACCTTCAAAGAGAGGTGGTTGGTTGATTGAAGCTCCTTCCTTGTACATCTGATTCTGAAAAGACATgttaaaagaaatagtgaaacaACTTATGACACCAAGctttgataccacttgttatACAAATGGCATCAAGAAGAGGGTTGAATTgatgctttaaaaaaaattgtcttgatgtctatacttaaaaaaaatacattttcttttgttttattaattaagtgtGTTACCTAAACCAAAAAAAGAGGTAACGGAAAGAAGAAATTCacacaattatttaaattggtttGGGTATAACCAACCCTACATCCAGTTCTCAATCACCTCAATGTGAGAAtgaatttttattcaattaataattcaaaGATGATTTTTAGGAGAAGATGTCGTCATAGAAtacttgatttaaaaaaaagtttcaattcaaaagatattttatttttgaaaatctgtagaaacataattgaattaattaaaataaaaccaaataaattcgaaaatcaatttttattctttgcaGAAAAGATGATTTTTAGGAGAAGATATAGTCAGagaatactttattttaaaaaaaagtttcaattcaaaagatattgttatttttgaaaaaactatagaaacataatttaattacgTTTTAACCTTAATTGATTATGCAAGTGAAAAAATGATTTCACTTGTGAAGAGAGATTATTTGACTGATAATTCCTCTTATGCTTCATCTTTATCTAAAGTGACTTGACATCCTAAATAATCTATATCTTTATCTTGAGCTTTCCTTAATCTTATAGTATTTTTGCTTGAGTATCCATCAAAATCTTTAGCTTTCAAAGAGATAGCGGTTACATCCATTTTGCTAACAACATAAGGGTTGTTATGATGACAAAGACAAAGACAATATTAGAAAGAGATTAATAGGTATGGTGTATTTAGCAGTTCCAAAACCCACCTCTATCTATACACAAACTCTAGAGCTATTCTTCTCGCTCCTCTACATTGCTTCCCTTACTTTATTCTCAGTCGTCGATCttcttgtttcaattttttagcaattttggtgcaagtttttaaaatatttccacAGAGGGAAAGTCGTTGGGAAATGGTACGACTTCATTATGAAGAAGTCATGCTAATATAAGAAGACTTCTACTAAAATGACTCGAAGTCGTGCAAAAATGGAAAGACATTCCtattaaaataaagttgcatcataatcatacaattttaattaaccTGCTTCAAAGTCGTGCCATATTAGCACGACTTTAGTGTTGTAATTTTAATGAAGAAGTCGCACTACAACAAATTTCCAGATTTGCAGGGAacaatccctagctaatccctcgCTGATCCCTCGCAAAACAATTTAGCGAAGGATTAGCGAGGAAACAGCAAGGACACTAAACCTTAGCTAAATTATAGGTAGCTAATTAGCGAGGGAACTACTCCCTAACTAATCCCTGGCTAATccttagctaatccctagcaaactacTTGAAGCAAATCTCTAGCTAATTCCTAGCAAACAgtttgtagcaaatccctagctaatccctagcaaacggtttgtagcaaatccctagctaatccctagcaaactatttgtagctaatccctagcaaaatgtttgtagcaaatctctagctaatccctagcaagcTATTTGTAGCAAATATCTAGCTAATCCCTATCCAAACGGTTGTAGCAAATCCCTtactaatccctagcaaaatatttgtagcaaatccctagccAATCCTTAGCAAACTaattgtagcaaatccctaactaatccctagcaaaatgtTTGTAGCAAATCTCTAGCCAATCCCTAGCAAATTAATTGTAGCAAATCTCTAGTTAATCCTTAGCAAATTATTTGTAGCAAATCTCTAACTAATCCCTAACAAAGTGGTCGTAACAAATCTTTGGTTCATCCCTAACAAGTGATTGTAGCTAAAAAgttcttttaaatttgtttataccAATTTGTGAAGGCTTAATCCTTCCAAAGAACTATTTagtcaaattaacaaattaacttAATCTTCACTTTAATACCTATTTATGCATTTATATTCTAATCACAATATATTTATCGTATGCATTAATATATTTCTCTTCTCTATCAAAATATATGTACGCTCAATAAAGCCATAGTTGGGGATGTCGATGGTTTTGTGCAAAATGGTGATTGAGTAAtaggaagaagaaatataagaaATGATGACATTATAAATAcacttatattaaataaacagTTGTAAACAACTCACACTGAGTACTGAATTATGATTCCATGAAGAAGGAGTAATTAACTTTTCTTGCCAGTTTTCAGTATAAATAcattatactaatattaatatgaaataaataatatttatcatttatgcTTGGGTAATGATGAactgaaaaaaatgaagagtcTTCAACCCATGCATTCCACAGATTTTGTCAAAGAAAAATTCCTGCATAAACAAATCAACACAATTCAGATTgcatatatacaaaataaaaacaagcctATGAAGAATCACATTCAACTTTCGGCTCAGTCTGCTAAAAAAACCTAATTGATCATGttcttaatttttgtatgaatgtttATTGAGAAATTCATGCTAAAAATTGAAAGATTAATTAATAGTACCTAAGTTAGGACTGTGGATGTACATGTCCTTTATCCTTTGAGCAACTTGAACGCTCTCGGTGcgtatctttttctcttcagaaGTTGGTTTCAATTTCTTCAGAAGTTGAAGACACTATCACTAAACATAACATACATACACGTACATAAGCGTGGTACCAATAAGGTTTCTAAGGCTTAGTGGTACTGGTACTGGTGTCTCAAATGAGTGTGTGCTTCTAAGAAATAAAACACTATCGAAATAAAACATGGGATACCCCAAATTAGTTGGAGTCTAGAGTTGACCAAATGAGTGAGCAAGATACGCGAGTGCTCCTACAAGGGGTGAGTTAATGTATGTGGCTGGCTCTGATTTCTTATAATCTAATCGTTCATTTGGGAACCTATCATGTTGGTCCGGTCCACCAACAAGAGCCCCCACTAGAATGTTTAGGTTAAGGGATTGTGAATTCATCACACCGAAGCCTGCACGACATTGGATCTTTCCAGGGTGTACACCAATGGACGGTAAAGATGAACCCCTGTGGTGTATCCTTCTTGGGTACCTTGGACCATACCCCACCATGTACGACATCTGTAAGGGGGGTTCTCTCCAAGCAAGTAATCCACCTgcaaatacaataattaaaataatcaacttTAGTTAACAACACCATTACACTTTTTAAGACACATTTTATTCAAATGACTATGGCACATAGGTAGATGCTtcaagttagtttttttttcttttttcccaaCCTGTTTTTGCTATTGACCGGAGCCTCTTTGGTGTTACTGCGATTCCACCACAGTTAACAACCGTATGAGCTGAGGTCAAGTATTTGGCGTATGTTAACAGCAAGAAGGAGGTGGATGTGACATATTGCATGTTGCTATCACTCATCTTGAAAAGAAGACCACATAGTATAACAAGAAAGTAACTGTTACAATTTGGACCACAGAGACATGTTTCCACTAGGAGCGAGTAAAAATGAACTTCACCTGGGGTATAATGGATGGAAGAGAAATAGGTCCCAAGAATTAGGGAACAAACGAAATTGTCTACATAGCCCTTATAGTCATGAAGGGATTATACCCTTTGAACGAAGAATTCCTAAAACCAGGAAAACAAAAACTGTAAATTAGAAAACATTATGTTTCTAGTTTTGTTTGCAGTACAGTGAAGGATAGAAACCTTGGAAAGAAGTATTCTTGCTCCAACATGCTTGTTATCCCACCCAAAGGTGTTGTCAAACTCTACAACTCCAAGGATCTGGCCATTAACTTTAATGTAGTTTAGGTACATTGGATTCTTGGTAGCCTTGTGCAGCCAGGCAGCACCCCACAATAGCTCATCCTACCATATTATTCACCAAAACAATTTGAGTAATGAGTATGTCTCGTCTTGCTAAACTGAACATCCCTTAAAAGTTAAAAGCTTACCTGATAACCAGAGTAACAACAGTAGAAGGGGCACACAAAGGGTTTCAAGGCATTGTTGTAGGACCTCCTGTACTTATCAGCAAACTGGAATACCTAAACCCACAAACAAAATACAGTGTTCAGATTTAATGAAGAGCAATTTTCAAAGGGTTGAGCAACTTGACCCAAAACATTACAACAGATAAAACACCATATTGTAACAATTATTCTATCATAAATAACTGTGTTGTTCGCTCcaatttttctataattatctGAGGAGGGTGAAGCGAAAAGGTTGGTTACATTTAGAAAAGAAGCGACGAAAAAAAGCTAAATACTCTCCCTTATCCAACAACGATAGCAAAACTAGTTGGAAGTCATTTTCATTCacttttactttataaataaacgaatattcaaaacaaaattaaaaatgcgtattagaaaaacaaataaaaacctTCTACGATCCTTTATACAACACAGGGCagagaaataattaaaacacaTTCACAGTTGAGCAGGATCAATGTGTATCCTCTTTTGTCCTTACAGCTACTAATAGCAACAATACAATCGTAGGGAGCAAAATCAGCCATGGATTGAATGATATGTATAAGAATTCAGGTATTCACTAAGTTAAAATGCACTTGGAAGAAAAGCCGACAAATACACACACACTAAATCCTAAATACATCTTTAAAACAACACTTTAATGCATATAAATACCATAAAAGATACATTGCATTTCATAATcgaaaaaataatcaataatcaCAGCTAAAAACAAGTCAACcgttaaaataactaataaaagcCGAAAAATCAAGCAAACATCATCATGCACAAGCAACCAAACACACGAAATCGTTCAAATTAAGCAAAGGATAAAACTCCTAAAACAAAGAGAATGTGTTTGTGCGTGTAAGGAAtaaaagtgtgtgtgtgtgtgtgagtaagagagaaagagaaagagaaacaaGCAAAGGAAGGAGAAAGTTGAAAgtaagaagaagagaaaaatgcaAGAACCTCGGCGACAGTGACGAATGGATGACGAATTTTGAGGAGGCAGTTCTTGCGGAGCTCCCATGGCTGTGAATCCCTAGGAGGAGAAGCGACGCGATTGTGGTTCagagaaaaagaaatcaaaaagCAAAGGAACGAAGGAAGTGTGCAGTGTTAATACTCTTCATGTTAACTAAAGGGACAATACCAAGACCCATCaacgtctttttttttttcattttaaactaTGTAATTAATTACTATTGTTCAGTGCTGCTTGCGAAAAGTGCAAggaaactaaacaaaataacagtgtttttattaattcttctaatataaatatttaatttttaaatgaatttttaagtgtataattatattaagttaaatatttgtattttataaataaaatacatgcaTACAATtcgtttttatttataatgtatcataaataatttatttcatatttaaaatgtttaaaaattaaataatataaaaaaaattataccataaatataataatatgtaacaatttaaattaattaatatcccttttatttgaataaattaacatataaaatataaaaaagcagCATAAAGATAATAagtaattatcaaaataataattaatcatttgattttaaatataattaataagattttttttaataccttttataataatatttaaacggaaagaaatatattgtattagttaaattttagttattattttaatatatatatatatatataaatacataataaatataattaacaagtaaaagattaatttatataataataaaatatattttgataatttgttaatatgttgatagtttttaaaaatttatttaataaattcatattttatagaatagtttgtatattattatttttaattacaaattcaatttattaccTTTGGattagaaaaaaatcattaatcataattaattagcTATCATATTATGTTGTATCTAATTCCTAATTAATTAGCTACAAATTAGCTACcatattatgttgtgtttaatccctaactaattagctacaaattaactaccatattatgttgtgtataatccctaactaattagctataACTTAGCTAcaatatttatgttgtgtttaattcctaactaattagctacaacttagctaccatatcATGTTGTGTATAATTcgtaactaattagctacaattTAGCTAcaatatttatgttgtgtttaatccctaactaattagctacaacttagctaccatatcATGTTGTGtataatccctaactaattacctacaacttagctaccatattatGTTGTGTCTAGTCCCTcgctaattagctacaacttaacTACCGTATTTGTGTTGTGTTTAATctctaactaattagctacaacttagctaccatattatGTTGTGTCTAGTCCCTCGCtcattagctacaacttagctacaaTTTTAGTTTGTCGCTAATCCTTTGCTAATTAGCGACAAATTAGCGAGTAAAATTTTCCCTCGCTAATTTCCCTCGCAAATTAGcaaatttcttgtagtgtcGTTCAGAGACGACATGACTTCAGCGTCAGCAAATTAGTAAATggtaaaaatgatttattttttatttagttaaataataaaaatgagaaagggttaaatatgtttttggtcccttaacttttaatgaaatttgaaattagtccctctcCGAAACCTTAacccaatttagtcctccaacttTACAAATGTTTGGATTTAGTACTTTTGacaaaattttgtcaagtttatttgacgtttcaattGTGTTTCAAGATAGTTTCTTAGCTAACATTGAAGTGGAAATGTGTCAAGCGgggtaaacaactcaaatgctctcatgaaacacatttaaaacgttaaataaactttaaaaaattggttaaaatgactaaatccaaacatttctaaagttggaggactaaattagGCCAAGGTTTCAAAGAGGGAATACATCCAATTTTCACTGAAatttaagggaccaaaaacatatttaacccaaaatgaaataatatagtTACTAAATCTGAAATATAATTagtgaataattttattaatatttgttaatcaCAAAATGGGGAAAAGGTTATCTATGGGATCTCGTACCACAAGGAGGTCTTCTTCTTTGTCATCTAGGAATAACGTGGATAGTCATCATCGTTATCGTCATGTTGTTGTGTTTAGTTGACATCTTCCAACATTTGTGGCGACATTATAGGCTGATAATATTGCTGAAAGGATGTGGGATAGGTAGATGGAGGTGTTGATGATGAAgttctaaataaattttgtgtAGGACCAGAAAAAGTATCTGGTTGTTGAGGAAATATGTTATATGTGTATGGAACTTGCCATAATGGAGCTTGTGAAGACATTGGCTATGATGCATCCACGTATGGTGGAAAAGCAAGTGGTTGAAAACTAGACTAACCAAATGACTGATATGGGGGAAAAAGATATGGCCACATGACAACAAATTTGGCCGAATGTATGAACTTCGTTCTTAAGGGAGCAAGATCATTGCCAATTTATgctcttgttaatttttttttgggaaagaaacaaaaaatggtTTATGGAACAAGGGACAAATATTGAATGATTGTTACGAGCTAGCCACTGATATCCTGAGGATATTTAT carries:
- the LOC114194781 gene encoding endoglucanase 17-like — protein: MSDSNMQYVTSTSFLLLTYAKYLTSAHTVVNCGGIAVTPKRLRSIAKTGGLLAWREPPLQMSYMVGYGPRYPRRIHHRGSSLPSIGVHPGKIQCRAGFGVMNSQSLNLNILVGALVGGPDQHDRFPNERLDYKKSEPATYINSPLVGALAYLAHSFGQL
- the LOC114187732 gene encoding endoglucanase 17-like, with the translated sequence TLPSFLCFLISFSLNHNRVASPPRDSQPWELRKNCLLKIRHPFVTVAEVFQFADKYRRSYNNALKPFVCPFYCCYSGYQDELLWGAAWLHKATKNPMYLNYIKVNGQILGVVEFDNTFGWDNKHVGARILLSKEFFVQRV